Genomic DNA from Candidatus Babeliales bacterium:
GATTGTGTTGTTGCACCCGAACAAGCGGGAAAAAATTTTGCAGCAAAAGTTTTGCAATTTGTTGAGCACGTGCGCCAGCGTTACACTATTTCCCAGCCGGTCAGCATTACCACGCACAACCACTTTCCCACCGCGGCAGGTCTTGCAAGCTCCGCCAGCGGTTTTGCAGCACTCGCACTGGGCCTGAATGAATTGTTTAAACTCAACCTGAACAAACAAGAACTTTCTCAACTGGCACGCCTGGGCTCTGGCTCTGCTGCACGCTCAGTCTTTGGCGGCTTTGTGGTGTGGCACAAAGGTTTGCGCACAAACGGGACTGACTGTTTTGCCGAACAACTGTTTCCCGCCGACCACTGGCCAACGCTGCGCATTATTGTGGTAGTTGTTGATGCATCAGTAAAAAAAATGAGCTCGCGCGAAGGCATGCGCTTGACGGTGCAAACCAGCCCATCGTTTAGTTCATGGTGCACCGAATCTGAAACGCGCATTGCGCAGATGCGCCAAGCAATTGCTGCACGCGATCTTGAACGCGTTGGTCAACTGACAGAAGCAGACTGGTACGGCATGTACCATGCGATGCAAGACACCACGCCATCACTCAATTATCTTTCAAATGCCTCATGGGCCGTTATTGAAACGGTACGCCAGCTGCGTGCTACCGGTGTATCTTGTTATTTTACGACAGACGCCGGACCGAATGTAAAAATTTTGTGTGAAGAAAAAGATGCTGATGCAGTTGAACGTGCGGTTGCGACAGTGGCGGGAGTTAAACAGATTATGCAGTGCCGCGTTGCGGGCGAGCCGGTTGCTCGACCCTTCGAGACATCCGACTATGCCCCACCCTTCGACAAGCTCAGGGTAAACGGGGGCTCCGCCGGATTCCTCAGGGCGATCGGAAAAGAACAAAACAACCATAACAGAAATAATATAATCACTAGTACTTTCCCACCTCCCGTTCGCCCTGAGCCTGTCGAAGGGGCCAACCGAACGGGAATTCATACCATCAAAGTCCCAGGCAAACTCATGCTGGCAGGCGAATGGAGCGTGCTTGAACCAGGCAACCAGTGCATTGTCCTGCCCGTCAATCGCTTGGCCGTGTGCCAGATACAACCCGCACCAGCGCCAACATTCAGCACACCAACGCTATGCACTTTTAACGTACCAATAAATTATCACAACGGCATGCTCTCACTTGAATCAGACAATCCAACGTTAAACATAGCGCGCGCAGCACTGCAAACAACCGTACAATTTTTGCATGAAAACAATATCGCTCTCAAACCGTTCGCGCTCAGCGTAAACACTGATCAGTTTTTTTTTAAGGGACAGAAAGTTGGTTTTGGCAGCAGTGCCGCCGTGTGTGTTGGCATAACGCGTGCGCTGCTCGAGTTTCATGCGTTTTTGCCTCCGTTCGTCCTGATCCCTCGTCCTTCGACCCTTCGAGACAGAACTCTGCGAGTTCTTCCTCAGGGCAGGCGGGAAGGGCCTTTAGTCCCGAGCCTAGTCGAGGGATCAGGATGCTCGGGACTAAAGGCAAAAAACTTGCAGTACCCTGCGAAGCCCGTTCGCCCTGAGCTTGTCGAACGGGTCGGGCGAAGCTGGGTTGAAGGGCCAAGACTCACCGTTTTCAAACTCGCAACACTAGCCCACTACCACGCACAAAAAAAAATAGGCAGCGGTTTTGACATCGCTGCTTCAACGTTTGCACAACCAATACTTTACCAACGTTTTGATGCTGCATGGCTTGCTACACAAGAAACAAAAAAAATAACAGATATTGTACGCCAGCCCTGGCAAGACTTGGCCATCCAACCAATCACACTCCCAGCAAACTTACGCTTGTGCGTTGGCTTTACCGGAGCAAGTGCGTCAACAACTCAGCTTGCCCAGCGCATTACTAATTTCAAAAATAATCAGCCGGATCAATACAACGCGTGGTGCAAAGCAGCGAATTACAATGTACAAATACTCGCAAAAATGCTTGAAAAAAATGATCAAGAAATGATCATTAGTTTGCTTAATAACCAACAAAAAATGCTGTCCATTTTGTCTAAAATTTCTGACACTCAACTTGAAACACCTGCACTCACGGCTTTAATTTCCAGCGCACAGCAAGCTGGTGCTGGGGCCAAATTTTCTGGTGCTGGCGGTGGGGACTGCGGTATTGCCGTTTGTTTTGAAAAAAATATTGAAGAGCACATAAAAGATTCTTGGTTGAAATTGGGAATTGAAATCCTTGAAGATATAACTTTATAAAATTAAAAAAGGAGTAGGTTTTTAGGCCCACCCCTTATCTAAAAAAATTCTCAAGATTAATTTTTACTCATCATCTTGCAATGTTTCTGCTTCTACTGGCTGACTGCTTGATGTTACTGAATCACTTAGCTGCTGTTCATGTTTTTCTAAAGCTTCCAAGAGTTTTTCTGCAGCTATTTTGACACCAGAATCAGCATGAGAGCTATTGTCAGCTGCTGCTTGAGTAGCCCGTTCAAATGCTGGTGCATAATCTTTTTCAACAAGTGCTTTGAACAGAGATAATGCAGAATCTCTAACATCACTATCAGCGTGCGAGCTATTGTCAGCTGCTGCTTGAGTCGCCTGTTCAAATGCTGGTGCATGATCTTTTTCAAAAAGTGCTGTGAACAGAGATAATGCAGAATCTCTAACACTATAATTAGTATGCGAGACATTGTCAGCTGCTGCTTGAGTAGCTGCCGCAAATGCCGGTTCATAGCCTTTTTCAACAAGTGCTATGAACAGAGATAATGCAATATATCCAATCATATCATCAACATGCGAGCTATTGTCAGCTGCTGCTTGAGTAGCCCGTTCAAATGCTGGTGCATGACCTTTTTCAAAAAGTGCTTTGAACAGATCTAGTGCAGAACTTCTAACACTATAAACAGCATGCGAGATATTGTCAGCTGCTGCTTGAGTAGCCCGTTCAAATGCTGGTGCATGACCTTTTTCAACAAGTGCTTTGAACAGAGATAATGCAGAATCTCTAATCATATCATCAGCATGCGAGCTATTGTCAGCTGCTACTTGAGTAGCCCGTTCAAATGCTGGTTCATGATCTTTTTCAACAAGTGCTGTGAATAAAGATAATGCAGAATATCCAATCATATCATCAGCATGCGAGATATTGGCAGCTGCTGCTTGAGTAGCCCGTTCAAATGCTGGTGCATGACCTTTTTCAAAAAGTGCTTTGAACAGATCTAGTGCAGAACTTCTAACACTATAACCAGAATGCGAGCTATTGGCAGCTGCTGCTTGAGTAGCCTGTTCAAATGCTGGTGCATGACCTTTTTCAACAAGTGCTTTGAACAGAGATAATGCAGAATCTCTAACATCACTATTAGCGTGCGAGCTATTGTCAGCTGCTACTTGAGTAGCCCGTTCAAATGCTGGTGCATGACCTTTTTCAACAAGTGCTCTGAATAGAGATAATGCAGAACTTCTAACACCATAACCAGAATGCGAGCTATTGGCAGCTGCTGCTTGAGTAGCCCGTTCAAATGCCGGTTCATAGCCTTTTCCAATAAGTGCTCTGAACAGAAATAATGCAGAATTTCTAACATCACTATCAGCGTGCGAGCTATTGTCAGCTGCTACTTGAGTAGCCCGTTCAAATGCTGGTGCATGACCTTTTTCAACAAGAGCTGTGAACAGATCAAATGCAGACTTTCTAACACTATAACCAGAATGCGAGCTATTGGCAGCTGCTGCTTGAGTAGCCTGTTCAAATGCTGGTGCATGACCTTTTTCAACAAGTGCTTTGAACAGAGATAATGCAGAATATCCAATCATATCATCAGCATGCGAGATATTGTCAGCTGCTGCTTGAGTAGCCCGTTCAAATGCTGGTGCATGACCTTTTTCAACAAGTGCTTTGAACAGAGATAATGCAGACTTTCTAACGCCATAATCAGCATGCGATATATTGACAGCTGCAACTTGAGTAGCTACCTTAAATGCTGGTTGATACCCTTTTCTAAAAAAAACTTGGAAAATCGCCAATCCATGTTCTCTAATATCCTTAATTGCCTCAGTACACGAGCGAAACAAATTCACGCTTGGAAAGACACTCGTAATAGTGGCAACTGCCGCGTCAATAGCAGCTTGATAAGCTACCTCTTGATTATTTTCAACCAAATCTTTCAAGAAACTTAATGCATTTTTACGTCTTTGGTAATTCTCTCCATTCGAACTCTGCATAGCCATAAATGTAGCAACATCCTTAAGCTCTGTCTTTAAATCAAGAGCAATTAATGCTGGTACTAAGTTTCCAAAAACTTGAAATTTAACGGCAATATTTATATGCTCATTCGTTTGTTTTACCAAATGCGCGACAGCCTCTTTGAGTTGTTTATTATCTTTATTTGCTTGAGTAAAACCTTCATTTTGTTTAAAATATTCAGCAATGGCCCGTTGTGCCTGAAAGTCTGCAGCTACTGGCAATATCTTAATTAATTGACTGGCTAATGAAACATGAGCAG
This window encodes:
- the mvaD gene encoding diphosphomevalonate decarboxylase, with protein sequence DCVVAPEQAGKNFAAKVLQFVEHVRQRYTISQPVSITTHNHFPTAAGLASSASGFAALALGLNELFKLNLNKQELSQLARLGSGSAARSVFGGFVVWHKGLRTNGTDCFAEQLFPADHWPTLRIIVVVVDASVKKMSSREGMRLTVQTSPSFSSWCTESETRIAQMRQAIAARDLERVGQLTEADWYGMYHAMQDTTPSLNYLSNASWAVIETVRQLRATGVSCYFTTDAGPNVKILCEEKDADAVERAVATVAGVKQIMQCRVAGEPVARPFETSDYAPPFDKLRVNGGSAGFLRAIGKEQNNHNRNNIITSTFPPPVRPEPVEGANRTGIHTIKVPGKLMLAGEWSVLEPGNQCIVLPVNRLAVCQIQPAPAPTFSTPTLCTFNVPINYHNGMLSLESDNPTLNIARAALQTTVQFLHENNIALKPFALSVNTDQFFFKGQKVGFGSSAAVCVGITRALLEFHAFLPPFVLIPRPSTLRDRTLRVLPQGRREGPLVPSLVEGSGCSGLKAKNLQYPAKPVRPELVERVGRSWVEGPRLTVFKLATLAHYHAQKKIGSGFDIAASTFAQPILYQRFDAAWLATQETKKITDIVRQPWQDLAIQPITLPANLRLCVGFTGASASTTQLAQRITNFKNNQPDQYNAWCKAANYNVQILAKMLEKNDQEMIISLLNNQQKMLSILSKISDTQLETPALTALISSAQQAGAGAKFSGAGGGDCGIAVCFEKNIEEHIKDSWLKLGIEILEDITL